A single genomic interval of Helianthus annuus cultivar XRQ/B chromosome 13, HanXRQr2.0-SUNRISE, whole genome shotgun sequence harbors:
- the LOC110901145 gene encoding LOW QUALITY PROTEIN: UDP-glycosyltransferase 73C1 (The sequence of the model RefSeq protein was modified relative to this genomic sequence to represent the inferred CDS: inserted 1 base in 1 codon; deleted 2 bases in 1 codon), with amino-acid sequence MALEQNQLHFLVIQLPMGTPGHYIPIIDRAKLVAQYGVRVTIVAXPVNALRFGSILDQAIQLGLPICFLEFPISYKEFGLPEGCESLDNLPGMGQTGALMQAYRSLQTQVEQHMEKLNPRPNCILADTFLLWTGETAKKFQIPRIIFDGMNCLTRMCNHVLYFSMVYESVGESELFVLPGLPDHIELTRSQLPFAFNPRLKGMSDFNEKLLASESEAYGIVVNSFEELEQGYVDEYQKVKGDKVWCIGPLSLCHKDESEKVQSVSEKSSKRPFIWVVRAGHKIEKIEKWIDEQGFGERTKDRALLICGWAPQLLVLSHPAVRGFLTHCGWNSNLEEVCAGVPMVTWPQFQEQFYNEKLVVQVLRTRVSVVAQKTSGLWLMKISLESL; translated from the exons ATGGCTTTAGAACAAAACCAGCTTCACTTTCTTGTTATA CAATTACCCATGGGAACTCCTGGCCACTATATCCCCATCATAGACAGGGCCAAGTTAGTTGCTCAATACGGTGTTCGAGTCACCATAGTCG TCCCCGTCAACGCCCTCAGATTTGGGTCAATCCTTGATCAAGCAATCCAATTAGGTCTTCCCATTTGTTTTCTTGAATTCCCAATTTCATATAAGGAGTTTGGCTTACCAGAAGGTTGTGAAAGTTTAGATAATCTTCCTGGTATGGGACAGACAGGTGCTCTTATGCAAGCCTACAGATCACTACAAACACAAGTTGAACAACATATGGAAAAGCTTAATCCTAGGCCGAACTGCATATTAGCCGACACGTTTCTCCTGTGGACAGGTGAAACAGCAAAAAAGTTTCAGATTCCAAGGATTATATTTGATGGAATGAATTGCTTAACCCGGATGTGTAACCATGTTTTATACTTCTCAATGGTATATGAAAGTGTGGGCGAGTCTGAGTTGTTCGTTTTGCCAGGTCTGCCTGATCATATTGAACTAACAAGATCCCAACTTCCGTTTGCATTTAATCCAAGGCTTAAAGGTATGAGTGATTTTAATGAGAAGCTTCTAGCATCGGAATCCGAAGCTTATGGAATAGTTGTAAACAGTTTTGAGGAGTTGGAGCAAGGCTATGTTGATGAATATCAGAAAGTGAAAGGAGATAAAGTTTGGTGCATAGGGCCATTATCACTATGCCACAAGGATGAATCAGAGAAGGTCCAGAGTGTTAGTGAAA AATCATCGAAAAGACCATTCATTTGGGTAGTTAGAGCAGGTCATAAGATTGAGAAAATAGAAAAATGGATAGATGAACAGGGGTTTGGAGAGAGAACCAAAGATAGAGCTCTATTGATCTGCGGGTGGGCTCCACAACTGCTAGTCTTGTCACACCCTGCGGTCAGAGGGTTTTTGACTCACTGTGGGTGGAATTCAAATCTAGAAGAGGTTTGTGCCGGTGTCCCTATGGTAACATGGCCCCAGTTTCAAGAGCAGTTCTACAATGAGAAGTTAGTTGTACAAGTGTTGAGAACTAGAGTTAGTGTTGTTGCTCAAAAAACTTCAGGGCTTTGGTTGATGAAGATAAGTCTGGAGAGTTTGTAA